The nucleotide sequence TTGTGCAATGTTTTTTAATTATTATTCGACTTTGATTACCAAAACTTTTATTTGTATAGTAATTTTTTCTGCGACAAACTTCACACGCCAAGGCTATTTTTTTCTTTTGCATATTTTAAAATTATACTTTATAACTCACAAATAATAAAATAAAACGGACTTTTTACCGTTTTATTTTATTGTATTGAATGAATATAGAACATCAACTTTCAATGCCATTTTTGCAAGTGTTTTTAGTTCACGATTCATTTCTTCTTTTTTTTCAAATTCTAAATAATCATCTTTAGTACTTCATCTTTCTAAAAGTACTATTTCGCTGTCACTATTTAGTCCATATTCGAAAGAAAGATTTTGAGTTTCCATTCTTGCTTTTTTAACAAAAATGTGTAAATAATCAATAAAACCTTTGATTTTTTCAGGATTTATTGTATATAAAGTAGCTCTTACATAAATCATAAATGGACTCCTATTTTAGTCTCTCGAAAA is from Mycoplasmopsis pullorum and encodes:
- a CDS encoding antibiotic biosynthesis monooxygenase — protein: MIYVRATLYTINPEKIKGFIDYLHIFVKKARMETQNLSFEYGLNSDSEIVLLERWSTKDDYLEFEKKEEMNRELKTLAKMALKVDVLYSFNTIK
- the rpmG gene encoding 50S ribosomal protein L33 translates to MQKKKIALACEVCRRKNYYTNKSFGNQSRIIIKKHCTNCNNHTIHKEEK